The Helicoverpa armigera isolate CAAS_96S chromosome 23, ASM3070526v1, whole genome shotgun sequence genomic sequence AAAGTGTAGATAACTAATATATTTAAAGTATCTAACTTATAATATCTATGTTACATCTAAGGTATAAAATAAGGCTATGTCGTGAGATGTGAATATGCTTACTTTAAGGCAGTTCTTGCATACCGTGCATCATTATAACTACTATTTACATCGACTTAGGTCTAATATCTAGGTCTAGAATGTATAGAGACAAGAATTGGTCGAATTGCACGTTTTACACGTTAGATAAAGCGTTCCATTTTACGTTCAAGCGAATCTAGAGTAGgtttaaaaagtaggtaaatcATTAGATTTAAGGCAGTTACAAAAAGACTTATGTAACTAACATTTCGTATGAACGGTCTCCATTTTGAGAAGTCATTTTACGAAGTTTTTTTGCTATACCTTGGAGTTACAGGATTTTTTTTCGTGGTTCAATAGTTACTGCTTCGTGCTTTTTCAACGATTTCCCCATTTATAGCAAAAATTCATTGTAGAATCACTCATTTGTTTGCATAGTCTctaattaattaggtacattaagtaggtaatagTTAGGTAGATAGACGTATCTGATTAGGCTTAAGTACATTGATATCGGCAGAGGATATTGTTAATTTTCACCAATAAACTAGGAACctatactaaaaatattctagCTTCAACAATAAAACGTTCAGTTTATCAGAATTGACGTTTCACATTTCTCTACGCCAAAAGTCCTTTAGAAAAAGCTCAGTGTATCAATTCCTAAAGTTTTTCacagaatttattttacaatggcAATTTTTTCCGACAATCCACGAGCGATGTCGAGGGTCTTTTTAGGTCAACATCAATAAACGTATATTTAGAGATCTAGGATTAACTAACGCAGTCAAGTATTCCTAAGTGTTAAAGTCGGAACACTTACAAAATTGACTTGTTAGGGATACGTAGGAATGTTCTTGGGGTTTTCAAACTATGACTGAATGTCTGTTTGTCTTCTTGTCTGGTGCGTAGGGCTCTAGCTTGGCAGGTTCTGTGTTGAGGGCGCTGTAGTCAACGGGGAAGGGCGGTTGGGGGAGGGAATCCTTGGGAGGCACGAGCACCCACTGTCCTGGGCCGTTCGGGTTCTTCCCCATCAACCAGTTGGTGAAGCAGTGGACGTAAGTCCCGTAGTCCAGAATGAGGTAGCCGTTctgttgaaatatattttattaggcaAATTGAAATCACTATGAGGACTGGTACAATGGTCTTGATATTTCGTTACTAGGTAATTATGTAGGTCAGATcggtatcaaaataaaaatagatatgcTAACATGACATGATAAGTGGCAACTCATAATATGCTTCTGAATATCTATCTACTAAGGTACTCGTATTATTGGAAAAATGTTACGTAAAACTGTGGTAAACTTCAAGCATACATATTCTCTTTTATATTCCTGTCTAACTTCGCATGTAAGCCCTAAGGCCATAGAGAATATAGATAACTCACGCTAGTCATGCGATCGAAAGCCGTGTCTATGATTTCGTCCACTCGGGTCGCGTTCAGCCCAATCACCGACCGGTAGAACGCAGCCAAAGCAGGTTTTGTTATAGCACCTGAACCTGAAAGcaaaactacattttattttatggcaaCACAGAAAGGCCTGAATTCCCAGTAGAGGTGGCACAAGATTTATTGGACACCCGCAGTTCGACATCTCCGGGATTGGATCCCGTGATAGGGGTGAGCCTATTGATATTTGCCAGCCGTGGGTCTAAATATGACGGTAGATATGTTATTGCAGAGagtaaaaagtatatatttccTTTGTTATTGGCATTCCTTTTTACTTTAATGTTTACCTAgacatttttgcaataaattggagccaaataaagtaaaaatccCTATAGCTCGTAATATAATGAGATAGGAATATTGACATGTCAAATCGAATCCATCACAGTGACAAATGAAGTAAAAGCTCACTTTTCCTCGACTCTATTGGCAAGACATTATGACGATGTTACTAAACCGAACGAGGTCATTCACCTTGgcaatattttgtgataaatcgCTTCGGCTTTCTAAATCAGCATGACAGGATGGGGAAAAATACATTTCGGTAATGTTGTTTCATGCTAAGTATATGACGTCATTTATTACACTAAATAAATGACTTATCTCTCAGGTCCATTATCTAATTAACCGcagtaaaacaatttcaaagcGCTAAAAATAgcacaattttaataatgtccAGTTAAAAAATAGGTCacgtaacataaaatattgacaCAGCATATTATTCCAATAACTCTTCCGCGGCACAGCGAGAATATCGGCTTGTACTAGCTTtagattaaaaagttaaaataaaggCAAAGACATAAGATAGAAAAATAAGTATGGCACAGAAAAAGCTTGCTGCCTCGCCTCAGAACACCCGCTGTGATTTTTGGCTACAAATGTTGAGCGAGGTGCCAAATTTTTAAACCTTTGGAGAACAACCAAACGTTGCGTTGtcattttatttggttttataaCTACTTATGGAGCTATAGATTTAAACGTTAGACAGTTATATTATTGCTTCAACGCACACTGATTTATTGTAGCGTGAAATTTTCAAGCAGCTTTTGTATTACAGGAACGAAAGCAAAGTTGCaattacaatattcaaataCTCGAACGCTAGCGCATAAAATTATTCGACCAAGAATAATACTAGCAGCAATGCAGAACAGCATCATTAACAAACATTCCCGTCTAAATTACGACAGCAATTACCGTTTAATTAGCAATAAATTGCGGCCCTATGGTGCAAGAGAACAATTCATGTGACAATAATTAAGGTTATTCAGGCCTAAGGGCGATGACGTCAGTTGGGGTAACTCGGCCACGTCAAATTAATCCCGTCTATCAGGCCGTCACGGGAATCGACACACGTCACTTGTGCCACTCTATTACCGTAAACAGGGCGGCGTTTGTTCACAATCAAGCGGAAAATAACTCTGTTTGGGTTAAAAATAAGGAGTGAGAAAAGTTTGTTTTGGTTGAATAAGGACGAAGGCGTTGCGAGAGTTTGAGAGTTTATGTAGCTACTTTTAAGTAGGTGTAGGTATAAACTATGTTCTCGTGAGTAGTTACTGTACTGTGCCATAATGAGATTAAACTTTCATCGAAATATGAATATTGCTGTTAAGTTACTTAAGTTAAGTTACTTAACTAACCGCTTGCTTACCTagaattctataaaattcgattttAAGGAGTTCAATAGTCGAGTCTCTTAAAAAAACAGTGCGTAAACTTACTTGTCCTATCAACTACATGGAACAGAATCTTGCAGAGGTATTGCAGATAGAGTGGCAGGTCTGTGAATCGCTTCATCTCGGACAGGTGTAGGGCCCATCGCGCCAGCCATCCCTCCAGCGTCGTCCTTCCCGGAATGTTAATACCACTGGACTCGGGCCCACAGACCCGTCTGTAATACGGCAGGTCAGCCCATCTGTTCaaaagttacaaattaaattaaatacaccaCAGAAAGGTAGCAAAGATTTATATAGAAGGCAGGAATTTGACGAAGGTTTTGTTTATCACGACAGGAAGAACTGGAATAATTTGCATATCAGATTATTCGCGTGTTTTGTTATGcaaacaatgtaataaaaaatgggGGAAAGACAGGAATTTAATAACGAAGGAAAGTTAGACACGTGACTTAGAGAATGAATGTTGTACGTGTACACAGCCTAGTGATTTTTCTGTTCAGTTTGCTGTTCCTTTGTCGTAAACTTTATGTTTCTTTCATCAGCTTCCTGGTTGAGCCGTCGGACTTAAAGTTATAAAGTACCATGATACTGCGTCATAAAAGCGGTCTACATTTCATGAAAACGTCAACTAGGAATATATACGGCCTACGGaattgcatattacatttaCAAAGTGCTCATATTTTTGGCCAATTTCATGAAATGTCAGCAGCTGGCTGACATTCATTTTTATGGGGTATCATAGTATAAATGCATAATTTCGGATATGCTACGAACTTGTTAAGCTTATTTCGGTTTTACTGCTAATACCAGAATTTTACGGACACagcaaataacaattaaaaaaaacagactTCAAAAGGTGTCCCCATTTCTTAGACACTTCTAATTCGTCTCGGTCGTAGATAGGACTGGGAACTTGGAACGTTAATTCCTAAAAAGGTTTAAAGCTAGATTAATAAGGGAGCATTAACACGTTTGGTGGTGAACATCGACTTACTTGGCGGGCAGTGGATTGATGAAGTGGTCTATAAATTCCCTCTTCACTTCGAGCAGTATGTGGAATTCGGAGGAGTTTGGCGACCAGTCCGCGAAATGCGCCAACCGCTGTGAATTACGACGAGaaacgaatttaattattcTCTTTCATTATTCTGGTGTTAGTTATGTGAGGTTGAAATGACCTAATGTTGTATTTTAGAAACTTAACCTGCACTAGACTTATCTCATCTTAGTTGAACACTAATCGAATAGAACACTAATCTTACTTGAACACTCTAAGGCTTCGAAACtaatgaatcgatttgaaaaattctttgactgttgggaagctacactttATTTTATCTAGATTCTAGGTACTAGAACTAGTATCCACGggatgagggtgaaaccgcgggaaatggCTAGTTTACTATATTTACCTTTAGCTTTAAATGGATAGCTATTTGCCTGGTTGCTCAGTTTCTCGTCTAGATTCGTATCGAAATCGAGGCCTCTATAAGATACATAACTTCGTTATTCAACACCGTTGAACATTTAACTGAGTTATTTGAACTGGGCCGAGTTAATCGTATTTAAAGTGCTGCCAAGGTCAGTCCTAACTGTGATTGATCTGATTTAGAAGTTCATAATTCGTTTAACTTGGtaagatatttatattaaacttaattatttacaatgGACTTCAATAACTTAGGTACCTAGCTGTTGATTTGTCAGGAATTTGaaattacttgtatggggcttaCGTCATTAATCAATAGTTAATAAATCAACAGTtcgataggttattgaaattgGTTAGTCTACGAAATGATTCCCCTAATAACTCACTAACCCTAATAAAAACGATATAGTTAtaggcacgaatcttgagcgctgaccttcatctgcgcagaattgatttattagcaaagaaccaatcccgagtgacggctatgacgcgatgcgctgggggccaatcaccgctttagcccgcccccgcgcctcacttcataccacaaaggggacccaataaattacttctgcgcaggtgaaggtcagcgctcaagattcgtgctgatGATTATACTTGAGTTAATGGCATAATAACACAAACTATCAACACCGATGAATTGCCAAAAGATTTGATACCTTCCTACCTCGAAGAATTGATCGAAGTCTGTATCGATGATGACGTCATCGCGGTCGTGGTCCAGCAGTTCAGTGAAGAATAATGTCATCTTGTCTGTTTGCATGGAACTTAGCTGTGCTAGAGGCTGCTCGTCTTCTAGATCCAGGCATTCTAGATCTTCGCTGCACCGGTTCACCCATGTCGCtgtgacaaaataataaattattagtcTAAAAACGTCTAAAAACACGCTTTATGTgtgcacaaaaaaatataacagggCTTTTTTTACAAGTCCAAACACAGGTATGATGCGATAtgatgaagttccagttcatatatTCCGagtccatcatcagatcagtttgaCAGTACCATACTACTGTATTATCATCAAAACTAAATACAGCTGTAAACATTAATGACGCTACAAACCTCGGAAAATGGTTATTAGATTCTATTACATACTTAGTTAGTTACATATCTTATAAAAGTATGTAATAAATCTACCAAAGAAATCGTATAAGTTTGAGTGCAAAAGTTATGTAAAGGAAAGGGTTGTATGGCGTCCGCTGCCATTTAATcctttattgttattgtaaaccCTTCGCTCACCTTACGAAAAAaagttaggtacttaaacaGTGCGATTCCGGTAAAGAATATGCAGGACCCCTCTTTACATAAGTATAGTGTTTGCTTTCAGTAAGGGGTTTTCGGGCTTAAATATGtatcccgtggtttcacctCCGTTCTTATGGTATCAGTCATTTACTTTCAGCAAACGGATGAAAAGTAGCCAATATTCCTTCGCAGACTACGTGAGGactaaacatttaaattggtttagcaACTTTAGCGTGAAAGCGAATCACATAAGTGGAGAGGAATTTATAATATGGAATTTTA encodes the following:
- the LOC110377212 gene encoding uncharacterized protein LOC110377212; translated protein: MEVKKDKPGSLSPVKLALKRDSGDEGKTSRSSSRSEKELRLPPEKSPSEDAAVRRERKLSRASDSSKETLERQDSKSVSLSSPKVSRKYFTNWRQACDKTKDKTKELLKRWRTLPESEGAESPMQAAGNSEDDKHRGWSVHVWTTWVNRCSEDLECLDLEDEQPLAQLSSMQTDKMTLFFTELLDHDRDDVIIDTDFDQFFERLAHFADWSPNSSEFHILLEVKREFIDHFINPLPAKWADLPYYRRVCGPESSGINIPGRTTLEGWLARWALHLSEMKRFTDLPLYLQYLCKILFHVVDRTSSGAITKPALAAFYRSVIGLNATRVDEIIDTAFDRMTSNGYLILDYGTYVHCFTNWLMGKNPNGPGQWVLVPPKDSLPQPPFPVDYSALNTEPAKLEPYAPDKKTNRHSVIV